DNA from Halobacteriovoraceae bacterium:
TCTTTTGGCCCTATCGGAAATATGGCACTAGACTTTACGCTTCCCAGAATTCAAAAATACTTACTCAATATGGATCACCAAGAATTTGGTCTCACACAGTCAGAATTTGAGGCCTGTGAAGACTTTTCAGATAAATGCTCAAAAAAAATATCACACAAATGTAATACAGAAAATATTTCAAAACTTGATATCAATAATGCTTGGAAATTTTGTCCTGGTATTCCAAGTGCATTTATCCCTGTTGACAAGAGAGAAGGTGTTAGTGCATTCAAACCGTTTCCTTCTCACGTTTTAATAAAAAATATGAAAGTTAGCGGATTCAATATAAATCAAAAGAGATTTTTCTGCAATGATCAACGTTGTCAACTTGACCTTAGTATCGGTGAGTTTCAAATAGATTTCGATTTTGAAATAAAAGCAAAAATTGAAATAGAAGAATTTATAAAAATCAGAAATATTAGGCTCAAAATCCAACCGAGTCAGAATGTGTTTCCAAAACTCATTTTAGGAGGAAGATTTGAGTATGCAAAAAATCTTGACCGCGTGATTGTATTTGATCCTGAACTTTCAGGATTTGACTTCCCTCCAGATTCAATAAAACTCAGAGTATCAGATCCCGAAAATGATTTTGAAAATGCATTATCAAAATCACTATTTAATGGATTAACAAATGGACTTTCAAGATTAAATAAAAATTCTAAATCATTTCATTTCTTTACGATGATGCTTGAAGATCTCATTATACCGCAAATTCATAAAAACATTCAAACAGCAATTAATGAAGTTCCTATTTTTCAAAAACCTCTAAGTGCAAATATTCCATTAATAAATTTTCAAGAACTCATAGATATTCAAAAAATCGAAAATGTCTTCTACAAACAAATAAAAGTTTTTAATAAATTTATTAAAAAACTTGATCAAGTTGATGATTTTGTTAAATTACAAAAATGGGCATGGTTAAATCCTTCTTTTTCAACTAGAACAGAAAAATTTTTAAAACTTGTTAAAACTCTTAGTACTATTGAGCCCTTGCTTGTCAATCAAGATTCCAATCCCCAATTTGAAGGTAAAAACTTAATTGAAATATATGCAAATGTTCTTATTCATTATAGGGATAAACTCTCTGAAAAGTTGGATGATTTGGCCTATGAATTCGAAAGAGAACTTGATAAGAAAATACCAGTAATAGTTCAGCGACATGAATTAAATAGAAAAACGACTCCTCGAAGAATCTTAAATAGCTACGATAGAAAATTGCAAACTGTTGAAAAAAATATTAATAAATTAAAAGAAATTGAAAAATCATTGGAAACAAGCACACAGACAAAATACCTGAAAACTGAAATCATTGGAAAATGTAATGGTCGTATAAACAAAAATGATCCTTTCAATATAGGTCTAGAAGTTTTATCAAGAGATAGTAAACATCATATCAAGGGTACTGCTTGGAAAGATATTCCCAAAATTCATCCTGCAGAAAGTGATCTGGTCGTTCAGTTCTCGTTGAATATGATTAATAGTTATCTTGAAGCTATGACCAAAGAAGATCTTTTTAATATATGTACGACTGCTCAGAAAAATGAAACCTGTTCTTCATCTGAACGGATTACCTCAATTGCTTTAATCACTTTGCTATGGCCATTTGATAAATATGGAAATCAACTTGTTTTTAGAAAGGCCCCACGAATTGAATATAGTGAAGTTAAAAAACTATTTTTTATAAAATATGAATTTCAACAAGATTTTTTTGTTTTACACCCTGAATTCATGAAAATTCCGGGAATAACTTCAATTCTTAGATCTTTTCCCAAAGGGAAACTCTGGTTTAAGTTCAAAATTGAAAATAATCTCATTCAATTTGAACCACAAGAAATTGACAATAAATTCTCAATCAAAGAACTAGATATCTTAAACATACTTTTTATGCCTGTTCAAATTACCACTTTGATTATAAAAAATTTAATTGTTTATTCATTTGAAAAAATACTAACAAAAATGTTTGAAACTAATTTCGAAACGGGAAAATATTTTACAATTGAAGAAATTGATGGATCAAATTCAACACTATATCTCAAATTAAAACTCATCAAAAAATAGGTATAATATGTATCGAATATTTTTTGCCATTACTTTGATTCTATTGCAAAATTCAACGTTTTGCCAAAAATATCTTAATGAAGAAGAAAAAGTTAAGTTGCTTAAAGAAATTGCAAATGAATTTATATCAACAGCTCAGACCCTTATACTCTCTCTTCCCAATCAAGAATTCTTATGGGAGCAGGATCAGTCAATTTGTCCAATGGATGAGTTCTTAGAGATGGGCATAATTGATAAGTATTCAAATTGCTACCCCTATATTCCAATGATGATTTCACCTAAAAGTTTAAATGGGAATATATTTAATTTTTATAAAATAGATCCTGTAAATGTTTTGCTCAAAAAGCTAGAAGTCGTTGAATTTGAAATCGATGAAATTACCTATGAAAAAGAATTTGAAAATTACTATATTGTCATCCCCCTGAAAAAAATTAAATTAAAGGGAGAAGTTAAAATACACTCAATCATTTCAAATAAAATTTTGATGCACTCAGATTCAATAGGCCTTGAAATTAACAGTACCCAAGCAAAAAAACTAAGATTTTACCTTGGAACTCATTTTGTAGATAACACTCCAGTTTTCAATCTCAGTCTTTCAAAACTTTTTATCCCTGACGGAATAGGTGCTTTATCCCTAGAATTAAATGAATTAGAGATCTTAAAATTAAATGAAAAAATTGCTACAGATTTGACCGAAAAACTATATGACCGATATAAAGGAAAAAAAATAGGCCCAAAAGGTCGTAGCGTTAGCGTCACATCAAAAGAACAATTATATGAGCTGTTTCTCAATCGGCTGAAAAACAAAGATGATCATTTTTTTCAAAAATCTAGAATATTAAAAAAAGAACTTAAAAAATCAAAACTTCTTGTCTATTCAAAGTTTTTTTCAGGTGATGTTCACGGTTATAAGTTATTTAAATTTTTAAATAAAGCATTTGCAAAATTATCCGGAAATCAAAGATTTATGAATTATGTATCAAGACAAATCACACGACTTATTCAGGAGGAGTAGAGTCAATTATTCTGATATACTTTATAAAATAGAAACAAATATTCTTGTATTTATCTCCAAAAATTCACCAAAAAAGATAAACAAAAATTAATATTTCGCAAATTTTCTCATTTATGTTAGTTTGGCCTTATCTGAAGGTATTTATGAAACATGTTTATTTAATTTTCTTCCTTTTCACTTCCAACACATTTCTCTATTCTTCTACAAATGATTTAAATCTCAAAAAAGAAATCTATTCTTTAAATATGAAAAATCCAATGGCATCTCTTCCTCTGGCCAGCAATATAAAATCTTTCTCAAGACAAATTGATAAATCTCAACTCAATAATGCGACAAAACAATTTTTTATATATTTAGGTACAAATAAGGATGAAGAGTTTAATAAATCTAAAAGATTAATTGATCAACTACTTGATGAAGGTGCAAAAGTTCGGATGTCAGATATTCAAAATCTTCTTCAAACTGCAACTCGAGTTAAAGATGATCATCTTTCAATCTATAAAGAAGTACTTAGCGATTTAATACATCATCATTCAGTTACCCCAGACATGTTGATTTCTGATAAGTATTCTGTTTTTGAGTTTATGCTTGAAAACACTGTTCTCAAAGAGGCCTACGAGGTTATCTCTCAAAGAAATGATATTGACGTCAATTTTGAAGGAGGTAGAACCAAAAATATACTGTACTACTGCTCTTCCAATATAAAAAAATGTAAGTTTATCAGGCAATTTTTCAAATATTTCTCTGAAAGAATAGATATAAATTTTAAATCAAAACATTCAACTAGGCCCAATATACTGTTTGAAATTGCTGACCAAATACAACAAGACAAGTCTAGATTCAATCCTCAAATGAATTATACTGAGTTTGTTCACTCTATTTTTACATATTTTTATCAAGAACCTTCAAGTTCTAATGGAAAAATAGACGTCAATACCTTACATGATGAATTGAGAGTTCCTTTTACTTTTATCTATAAGGTTCATGGATACAATTTTCTTGTAAATATGATTGAAAAGAAATTTTCTATCCATATAGATGAAAAGGCTTTCATAAGATGGAATTATGAGAGGGAAATTAAAGTTCTTACAGATTTTTGGAACGACCTCTTTTAGGCCAGTATTTTCAAGACCTTATTTAAACTCAAGTAATTCACTCTGAATTCCGATAACTTATTAAAGGAGTCTGATATGTCCTTTGGATGTTATGGGAAACATATTCTAAAACTAAGTTTTTTTGTGGCCCTTTGCTGTCAATTATTAGCAGATGATCAGGCAAAAAAGATTGTCTCTTCAAAACATTTTTCTCACCCTAAAAGAGAGGTTTCCGTCATCATAGGCCCTGAGAGCTATTATCCAAATAAATTTTTATTTTATAAAAATGAAGAAGTTACTTTTTATTTTACTAGCATAAACAGTATTGCTTCTTGTGTATTATTTCCTAAATACCAGCTGTATTTGGGTGTTAAAAAAAATGAAATTATCGAACAGAAAATTGTTTTTGATGAGGAAGGAATAATCGAATTTTATTGCCCAACTGGTAATATAAAATCTCAAATTACTGTAATCGAACATCCTGAATTAACCAGAGAAAGAGAACGAAAAAGAGAACTGGCCGGCCAGAAAAAGAAAGTATGGATGCCAGAGTAAGAGGAGAATAAATGAGCTCAATTGCTCAAGACGCGATTCATAATTTTTTAAAACCAATTCGTGATCTTTTGGAAGATGATAAAATATCAGAAGTCATGATTAATGGTGCTCATGAAATATTCATTGAAAAAGGTGGACTTGTTTTTAAGGCAAAAAATACTTTTCCTGGAGAGGAAGAACTATTTTCGGCCATGAGATCAATTGCTCAAAGTGTAGGACGCGTACTCGATAATGATAATCCAAGACTTGATGCAAGACTACCAGATGGATCACGGATTCACGTCGTTCTACCTCCGATGGCAAAAAATGGGATAACAGTAGCTATTAGGAAGTTTTCAAAAGATGATTTAACCATAAAAGATCTCGTAAATTTTGGATCTTTATCCCCTGAAGGTGCACGTTTTTTAGACATTTGTGTCAACCTTGGTAAAAATATTATCGTCTCAGGTGGAACTGGTTCAGGTAAAACAACGATGCTCAATGTCCTTGGAGGAAGAGTTCCCAAAACTCAACGCTTGATCATTATCGAGGATGCATCAGAGTTAAAAGTAAACTCTGAACATGTCGTACAATTTGAAACGCGAAAACCTGATCCGGCCCAGGGGATTTCTGAAGTAAGCATTAGAGATCTGGTACTTTCCTCTATGAGACTTAGGCCAGATAGAATAATAGTGGGGGAGGTGCGTGGACCTGAGGCCCTAGACTTAGTTCAAGTAATGAATACCGGCCATGATGGAAGTATGGGGACAGTCCACGCGAACAATCCAACAGACGCTTGTACAAGGCTTGAAACTCTATGTTTAATGGGAGAAACAAAAATTCCACCTGATGCCATTCGAAAGATGATTGGATCCGCACTCCAAATAATTGTTCAATGTTCAAGATATCATGATGGTGGCAGACGTACATCTCATATTTCAGAAGTCCTTGGTGTTGACCAGTTTGGTCGATACATAACTAGAGATATTTTTAGATGGCTACAAACAGGCAAAGATCCTAAGACCGGAAAATACCAAGGGGAGATGGTTCCTTGCAATTATGTTCCAACTTTTTTTGAA
Protein-coding regions in this window:
- a CDS encoding CpaF family protein, encoding MSSIAQDAIHNFLKPIRDLLEDDKISEVMINGAHEIFIEKGGLVFKAKNTFPGEEELFSAMRSIAQSVGRVLDNDNPRLDARLPDGSRIHVVLPPMAKNGITVAIRKFSKDDLTIKDLVNFGSLSPEGARFLDICVNLGKNIIVSGGTGSGKTTMLNVLGGRVPKTQRLIIIEDASELKVNSEHVVQFETRKPDPAQGISEVSIRDLVLSSMRLRPDRIIVGEVRGPEALDLVQVMNTGHDGSMGTVHANNPTDACTRLETLCLMGETKIPPDAIRKMIGSALQIIVQCSRYHDGGRRTSHISEVLGVDQFGRYITRDIFRWLQTGKDPKTGKYQGEMVPCNYVPTFFEDIIVNKLPFEKAGFISPGWAQKILKKAA